From Actinomyces slackii, a single genomic window includes:
- the glgB gene encoding 1,4-alpha-glucan branching protein GlgB: protein MTDSTTPEPDDVPDSAPSGPSPIHVEPWVLSDIAYARHHNPHEILGAHVGEHGVTVRTVRHLADAVVVETAQGSYPATHEQDGVWTALLPGQEIPDYRLTVTYGEESVTVDDPYRFMPTLGEMDTYLISEGRHEELWEVLGAHIKRYSGPMGEVEGTAFAVWAPNARAVRVVGDFNYWDGTATAMRSLGSSGVWELFIPGVGVGARYKFELCFADGSWHQKADPMARATEVPPATASVVTDRFHEWQDQEWMDKRAATDPHSGPMSIYEVHVGSWRQGLGYRGLAEELVPYVKEAGFTHVEFLPVAEHPFGGSWGYQVTGYYAPTARFGTPDDFRYLVDKLHQAGIGVILDWVPAHFPKDEWALARFDGTALYEDPDPHRGEHPDWGTYVFNFGRNEVRNFLVANALYWLEEFHADGLRVDAVASMLYLDYSREDGQWHPNQFGGRENLEAISLLQESTATAYRKHPGIIMAAEESTAWPGVTAPTEYGGLGFGLKWNMGWMNDTLRYLAEDPVNRRYHHGELTFSLVYAFSEQFILPLSHDEVVHGKGSLLSKMPGDAWQELAGLRALYAYQWSHPGKQLLFMGQEFGQGAEWNADHSLDWWILDDPGHQGLLTLVSDLNRLYKDSPALWTEDFSHRGFEWIEAGDGDHNVLSYLRKGTDAEGREDLVVCVVNFAGTPHEGYRVGLPFAGDWDEVLNTDSQTYGGSGVGNLGRVEAEELPWNGRPASVRLRVPPMGAVFLRPSRD, encoded by the coding sequence ATGACAGACTCCACTACCCCTGAGCCCGACGACGTCCCCGACTCGGCCCCCTCCGGACCGTCCCCCATCCACGTGGAGCCGTGGGTGCTGTCCGATATCGCCTATGCGCGCCACCACAACCCCCACGAGATCCTGGGCGCCCATGTGGGCGAGCACGGCGTGACCGTGCGCACGGTGCGGCACCTGGCCGACGCCGTCGTGGTGGAGACCGCGCAGGGCTCCTACCCCGCGACCCACGAGCAGGACGGGGTGTGGACCGCCCTGCTGCCCGGCCAGGAGATCCCCGACTACCGCCTCACCGTCACCTATGGCGAGGAGAGCGTGACGGTGGATGATCCCTACCGCTTCATGCCGACCCTGGGCGAGATGGACACCTATCTCATCTCCGAGGGCCGCCACGAGGAGCTGTGGGAGGTCCTGGGCGCCCACATCAAGCGCTACTCGGGCCCCATGGGCGAGGTCGAGGGAACCGCCTTCGCCGTGTGGGCCCCCAATGCCCGCGCGGTGCGCGTGGTCGGCGACTTCAACTACTGGGACGGCACCGCCACCGCCATGCGCTCCCTGGGCTCCTCGGGCGTGTGGGAGCTGTTCATCCCCGGCGTGGGCGTGGGCGCCCGCTACAAGTTCGAGCTGTGCTTCGCCGACGGCTCCTGGCACCAGAAGGCCGACCCCATGGCCCGCGCCACCGAGGTCCCCCCGGCCACCGCCTCGGTGGTCACCGACCGCTTCCACGAGTGGCAGGACCAGGAGTGGATGGACAAGCGCGCCGCCACCGACCCCCACAGCGGCCCCATGAGCATCTACGAGGTGCATGTCGGCTCCTGGCGCCAGGGACTGGGCTACCGGGGGCTGGCCGAGGAGCTGGTGCCCTATGTCAAGGAGGCCGGCTTCACGCATGTGGAGTTCCTGCCCGTGGCCGAGCACCCCTTCGGCGGGTCCTGGGGCTACCAGGTCACCGGCTACTACGCCCCGACGGCGCGATTCGGCACCCCTGACGACTTCCGCTACCTGGTGGACAAGCTCCACCAGGCCGGCATCGGCGTCATCCTGGACTGGGTGCCGGCCCACTTCCCCAAGGACGAGTGGGCGCTGGCACGATTCGACGGCACCGCCCTGTACGAGGATCCCGACCCGCACCGCGGCGAGCACCCCGACTGGGGCACCTACGTGTTCAACTTCGGGCGCAACGAGGTGCGCAACTTCCTGGTGGCCAACGCCCTGTACTGGCTCGAGGAGTTCCACGCCGACGGCCTGCGCGTGGACGCGGTGGCCTCCATGCTCTACCTGGACTACTCCCGCGAGGACGGCCAGTGGCACCCCAACCAGTTCGGCGGGCGGGAGAACCTCGAGGCCATCAGCCTCCTGCAGGAGTCCACGGCCACCGCCTACCGCAAGCACCCCGGCATCATCATGGCCGCCGAGGAGTCCACCGCCTGGCCGGGCGTGACCGCCCCCACCGAGTACGGGGGCCTGGGCTTCGGGCTGAAGTGGAACATGGGGTGGATGAATGACACTCTGCGCTACCTGGCCGAGGACCCGGTCAACCGCCGCTACCACCACGGCGAGCTGACCTTCTCCCTGGTCTACGCCTTCTCCGAGCAGTTCATCCTGCCACTGAGCCATGACGAGGTCGTCCACGGCAAGGGCTCGCTGCTGTCCAAGATGCCAGGCGACGCCTGGCAGGAGCTGGCGGGGCTGCGCGCCCTGTACGCCTACCAGTGGTCCCACCCGGGCAAGCAGCTGCTGTTCATGGGCCAGGAGTTCGGCCAGGGCGCGGAGTGGAACGCCGACCACTCCCTGGACTGGTGGATCCTGGACGACCCCGGCCACCAGGGCCTGCTGACCCTGGTCAGCGATCTCAACCGCCTCTACAAGGACTCCCCCGCCCTGTGGACCGAGGACTTCTCCCACCGGGGCTTCGAGTGGATCGAGGCCGGCGACGGCGACCACAACGTCCTGTCCTACCTGCGCAAGGGCACCGACGCCGAGGGCCGCGAGGACCTCGTGGTCTGCGTGGTCAACTTCGCCGGCACCCCCCACGAGGGCTACCGGGTGGGTCTGCCCTTCGCCGGTGACTGGGACGAGGTGCTCAACACCGACTCCCAGACCTATGGCGGATCGGGCGTGGGCAACCTGGGTCGCGTCGAGGCCGAGGAGCTGCCCTGGAACGGCCGCCCGGCCTCGGTGCGCCTGCGCGTGCCCCCCATGGGCGCGGTCTTCCTGCGCCCCAGCCGGGACTGA
- a CDS encoding phosphotransferase has protein sequence MTTTPPTGAATRATQDRAAASWPQDAELLAALEPWLLKRRWFPLKGEAAPAPGTLSILACQEPAPGVRSLLIAAPRDGQGEPVILQVPLVLEEADALEGFATPGQAPGAHGLIAQTPTGEVALVDGAHHPAFWRAWAAGALEAGTVLDEAGARAIIQRAERLRVTTGEQSNTSVILPAPGPEGAAGRQDGATGDLIVKLLRVLAHGRNPDVEVSVALARQGWDRVRTPVAWSHLSWIQPDGSTASTDSAVACTFVPRADDGFELFCELAATDDANGPVRDRALALARDLGATTAQMHGHLAAALGSAEPAAPDDLVADLRQRCRWAMTEVPELGSRVESLAEGVERMLADLAALPALDRATRVHGDYHLGQVLHEIGGAERWYVLDFEGEPLRPLAQRSQADQPLRDVAGMLRSFDYAAAVGGAAHADWLAAMRSAFAQGYEEAAPARDEQGRAAAGVLLACLELDKALYEAVYEARNRPDWLDIPVAAIASLLQGPSAGQEAPSESPS, from the coding sequence ATGACCACCACCCCGCCCACCGGTGCCGCGACCCGGGCCACTCAGGACCGCGCCGCTGCCTCGTGGCCCCAGGACGCCGAGCTCCTGGCGGCCCTGGAGCCATGGCTGCTGAAGCGGCGCTGGTTCCCCCTCAAGGGCGAGGCCGCCCCGGCGCCGGGCACCCTGAGCATCCTGGCCTGCCAGGAGCCGGCCCCCGGCGTGCGCAGCCTGCTCATCGCCGCGCCCCGTGACGGGCAGGGCGAGCCGGTGATCCTCCAGGTCCCCCTGGTCCTGGAGGAGGCCGACGCCCTGGAGGGCTTCGCCACCCCCGGCCAGGCCCCCGGCGCCCACGGGCTGATCGCCCAGACCCCCACGGGGGAGGTGGCCCTGGTCGACGGCGCCCATCACCCCGCCTTCTGGCGGGCCTGGGCCGCCGGGGCGCTGGAGGCAGGCACCGTGCTCGATGAGGCGGGCGCCCGAGCCATCATCCAGCGGGCCGAGCGCCTGCGCGTGACCACCGGCGAGCAGTCCAACACCTCGGTGATCCTGCCGGCCCCCGGGCCCGAGGGAGCCGCGGGCCGCCAGGATGGCGCCACCGGCGATCTCATCGTCAAGCTGCTGCGGGTGCTGGCCCATGGGCGCAACCCGGACGTGGAGGTCTCCGTGGCCCTGGCCCGCCAGGGCTGGGACCGGGTGCGCACCCCGGTGGCCTGGTCCCACCTGTCCTGGATCCAGCCCGATGGCTCGACCGCCTCCACGGACTCGGCGGTGGCCTGCACCTTCGTGCCCCGGGCCGACGACGGCTTCGAGCTGTTCTGCGAGTTGGCCGCCACGGATGACGCCAACGGCCCGGTGCGCGATCGGGCCCTGGCACTGGCCCGGGACCTGGGGGCCACGACGGCCCAGATGCACGGCCACCTCGCCGCCGCCCTGGGCAGCGCCGAGCCCGCGGCGCCCGATGACCTGGTCGCCGACCTGCGCCAGCGCTGCCGGTGGGCCATGACCGAGGTCCCCGAGCTCGGCAGTCGCGTCGAGAGCCTGGCCGAGGGCGTGGAGCGGATGCTGGCCGACCTGGCTGCGCTGCCCGCCCTGGACCGGGCCACCCGCGTTCACGGCGACTACCACCTGGGCCAGGTCCTCCACGAGATCGGGGGCGCCGAGCGCTGGTACGTCCTGGACTTCGAGGGCGAGCCCCTGCGCCCCCTGGCCCAGCGCAGCCAGGCCGATCAGCCGCTGCGGGACGTGGCCGGGATGCTGCGCTCCTTCGACTACGCCGCCGCGGTGGGCGGTGCCGCCCACGCCGACTGGCTGGCCGCGATGCGCTCGGCCTTCGCCCAGGGCTATGAGGAGGCCGCCCCGGCGCGCGATGAGCAGGGCCGGGCCGCGGCCGGGGTGCTGCTGGCCTGCCTGGAGCTGGACAAGGCCCTCTACGAGGCCGTCTACGAGGCCCGCAACCGCCCCGATTGGCTGGATATCCCGGTGGCGGCCATCGCCTCGCTCCTTCAGGGCCCCTCGGCCGGTCAGGAGGCGCCCAGCGAATCACCCTCATGA
- the treS gene encoding maltose alpha-D-glucosyltransferase: MTITPAIPGVPVLPAQERPGVSADPQWFRTAVFYEALLRSFADSDGDGVGDLPGLISRLDYLAWLGVDCLWIPPFYPSPMRDGGYDISDYTAIDPRYGTMEDFRELVHQAHQRGIRIVIDMVLNHTSDAHPWFQSSRSDPEGPYGDFYVWRDDDSGYPGTRIIFVDTEESNWAYDVERGQFYWHRFFSHQPDLNYDNPAVIEAVHDVVRFWARTGVDGFRLDAIPYLVEVEGTNCENLGGTHEVIAGIRAMLDREFPGVITIAEANQWPHDVVEYFGTDEAPECTMCFHFPVMPRIYYALRAESATAIRWVLERTPQIPAHGQWGTFLRNHDELTLEMVTDAEREQMYAWYAPEERMRANVGIRRRLAPLLDASRAEIELAHALLMSLPGSPCLYYGDEIGMGENIWLEDRDAVRTPMQWDDSPNMGFSTAVDPGALTLPVIQAPGYAHLTVATEMGRPDSLLHFTRRLLHLRRAHPVLGRGDFRLRDTSDEAVLAHTRSDDPETADGETLLCVANLSAVPRSVRIEVPELAGMSTLDVFGGTAFPDIDDSGLLTLTLGARGYYWLAVAPGPDASPAPEGEDAGSTGAPAQDDQEGA, from the coding sequence ATGACCATCACCCCGGCCATTCCCGGGGTCCCGGTCCTGCCCGCCCAGGAGCGCCCGGGCGTCAGCGCCGACCCCCAGTGGTTCCGCACCGCCGTGTTCTACGAGGCGCTGCTGCGCTCCTTCGCCGACTCCGACGGCGATGGCGTGGGGGACCTGCCCGGCCTGATCTCCCGCCTGGACTACCTGGCCTGGCTGGGGGTGGACTGCCTGTGGATCCCGCCCTTCTACCCCTCCCCCATGCGCGACGGCGGCTACGACATCTCCGACTACACGGCCATCGACCCGCGCTACGGCACCATGGAGGACTTCCGCGAGCTGGTCCACCAGGCGCACCAGCGGGGCATCCGCATCGTCATCGACATGGTGCTCAACCACACCTCGGACGCCCACCCCTGGTTCCAGTCCTCCCGCTCCGACCCCGAGGGCCCCTACGGGGACTTCTACGTGTGGCGCGATGACGACTCCGGCTACCCGGGCACGCGCATCATCTTCGTGGACACCGAGGAGTCCAACTGGGCCTACGACGTCGAGCGCGGCCAGTTCTACTGGCACCGCTTCTTCTCCCATCAGCCCGACCTCAACTACGACAACCCGGCCGTCATCGAGGCCGTCCATGATGTGGTGCGGTTCTGGGCCCGCACGGGCGTGGACGGCTTCCGCCTGGACGCCATCCCCTACCTGGTGGAGGTCGAGGGCACCAACTGCGAGAACCTGGGGGGCACCCACGAGGTCATCGCCGGCATCCGCGCCATGCTGGACCGGGAGTTCCCCGGGGTCATCACCATCGCCGAGGCCAACCAGTGGCCCCATGACGTGGTGGAGTACTTCGGCACCGATGAGGCCCCGGAGTGCACCATGTGCTTCCACTTCCCGGTCATGCCCCGCATCTACTACGCCCTGCGCGCGGAGTCGGCCACGGCCATCCGCTGGGTCCTGGAGCGCACCCCCCAGATCCCGGCCCATGGCCAGTGGGGGACCTTCCTGCGCAACCATGATGAGCTGACCCTGGAGATGGTCACCGACGCCGAGCGCGAGCAGATGTACGCCTGGTACGCCCCCGAGGAGCGCATGCGCGCCAATGTGGGGATCCGGCGGCGCCTGGCCCCCCTCCTGGACGCCTCGCGGGCGGAGATCGAGTTGGCCCATGCCCTGCTCATGAGCCTGCCGGGCAGCCCCTGCCTCTACTACGGCGACGAGATCGGCATGGGGGAGAACATCTGGCTGGAGGACCGCGACGCGGTGCGCACCCCCATGCAGTGGGATGACTCCCCCAACATGGGCTTCTCCACGGCCGTGGACCCCGGCGCCCTGACCCTGCCGGTCATCCAGGCCCCGGGCTATGCGCATCTGACGGTGGCCACGGAGATGGGCCGGCCCGACTCCCTGCTGCACTTCACCCGCCGCCTGCTCCACCTGCGCCGGGCCCACCCGGTGCTGGGGCGCGGGGACTTCCGCCTGCGCGACACCAGCGATGAGGCGGTTCTGGCCCACACCCGCAGCGATGACCCCGAGACCGCCGATGGGGAGACGCTGCTGTGCGTGGCCAACCTGTCGGCCGTGCCGCGCTCGGTGCGCATCGAGGTGCCGGAGCTGGCGGGGATGTCCACCCTCGATGTCTTCGGCGGCACGGCCTTCCCCGACATCGATGACTCCGGACTCCTGACCCTGACCCTGGGAGCGCGCGGCTACTACTGGCTCGCCGTCGCCCCTGGCCCGGACGCGAGCCCAGCACCCGAGGGCGAGGACGCGGGCAGCACCGGCGCCCCGGCCCAGGATGACCAGGAGGGCGCATGA
- a CDS encoding alpha-1,4-glucan--maltose-1-phosphate maltosyltransferase yields MTANTTRSAASQSSAPTTTAPIPAPYAPIGRIPVTEVFPVVEDGRWPAKAVPGEVIPIRATVFREGHDRFGATAVLVRPDGTDGPSARMREIAVGLDRYEARLAADSPGAWSFRVEGWSDPYGTWAHDAGIKVPAGVDVELMLEEGARVLERAAAVPGRDENDASALTWAAGALRDAGQSPEERLATGLSTQVTDALERLPLRDHVSPSATYPLQVDRSRALTGSWYEIFPRSLGSGADEHGNWHSGTLRTAAERLERIAAMGFDVLYLTPISPIGLTNRKGRNNTLTARPGDPGSPYGIGSADGGHDAIHPDLGSFEDFDALVARSRELGMEVALDLALQCSPDHPWVAEHPEWFTVLADGSIAYAENPPKKYQDIYPLNFDNDPEGIYAAILEVVRTWIAHGVTIFRVDNPHTKPLPFWQRLIAEVREESPDVLFLAEAFTRPAMMRTLGMIGFHQSYTYFAWRNTKAEITEYMEELSRDTAHVLRPAFWPTTHDILTPFMTNGKVPAFKLRAVLASTLSPTWGIYSGYELAESTPRPGYEEQIDNEKYEYKPRDFAAARLNGIEDLLTRLNSARAAHPALRQLRDIVFHPTSDDALIAYSKRVEAAHSPTGAEDVVLTVVNLDPHGARAGEVYLDLEALGLPEGTDGSRPVVRVTDELTGESYEWSGQNYVHLDPFAGRSAHVFSVEAL; encoded by the coding sequence GTGACCGCGAACACCACGCGCAGCGCCGCGTCCCAGTCCTCTGCCCCCACAACCACTGCCCCGATCCCGGCACCCTACGCCCCGATCGGTCGCATCCCCGTCACCGAGGTCTTCCCAGTAGTGGAGGACGGCCGCTGGCCGGCCAAGGCGGTGCCCGGTGAGGTCATCCCGATCCGCGCCACCGTCTTCCGGGAGGGCCATGACCGCTTCGGCGCCACCGCCGTTCTGGTGCGCCCCGACGGCACTGACGGCCCCAGCGCCCGCATGCGCGAGATCGCCGTAGGCCTGGACCGCTACGAGGCCCGCCTGGCAGCCGACTCCCCCGGGGCGTGGTCCTTCCGCGTCGAGGGATGGTCGGACCCCTACGGCACCTGGGCGCACGACGCCGGCATCAAGGTGCCCGCGGGGGTCGACGTCGAGCTCATGCTGGAGGAGGGCGCCAGGGTCCTGGAGCGCGCCGCGGCCGTGCCCGGGCGCGACGAGAACGACGCCTCCGCCCTGACCTGGGCGGCCGGGGCCCTGCGCGACGCCGGCCAGTCCCCTGAGGAGCGCTTGGCCACGGGCCTGTCCACCCAGGTCACCGACGCACTGGAGCGCCTGCCGCTGCGCGATCACGTCTCGCCGTCGGCCACCTACCCCCTCCAGGTGGACCGCTCCCGCGCCCTGACCGGCTCCTGGTATGAGATCTTCCCGCGCTCCCTGGGGTCCGGGGCTGACGAGCACGGCAACTGGCACTCGGGCACGCTGCGCACCGCCGCTGAGCGCCTGGAGCGCATCGCCGCCATGGGCTTCGACGTCCTCTACCTCACCCCGATCTCCCCGATCGGCCTGACCAACCGCAAGGGCCGCAACAACACGCTGACCGCCCGCCCCGGGGACCCCGGCTCCCCCTACGGCATCGGCTCGGCCGATGGCGGGCATGACGCGATCCACCCGGACCTGGGCAGCTTCGAGGACTTCGACGCCCTGGTGGCGCGCTCCCGCGAGCTGGGCATGGAGGTGGCCCTGGACCTGGCCCTGCAGTGCTCCCCCGACCACCCGTGGGTGGCCGAGCACCCCGAGTGGTTCACGGTCCTGGCCGACGGCTCCATCGCCTACGCGGAGAACCCGCCCAAGAAGTACCAGGACATCTACCCCCTGAACTTCGACAACGACCCCGAGGGCATCTACGCCGCCATCCTGGAGGTGGTGCGCACCTGGATCGCCCACGGCGTGACCATCTTCCGCGTGGACAACCCCCACACCAAGCCCCTGCCCTTCTGGCAGCGCCTCATCGCCGAGGTGCGCGAGGAGTCCCCTGATGTCCTCTTCCTGGCCGAGGCCTTCACCCGCCCGGCCATGATGCGCACCCTGGGGATGATCGGCTTCCACCAGTCCTACACCTACTTCGCCTGGCGCAACACCAAGGCGGAGATCACCGAGTACATGGAGGAGCTGAGTCGGGACACGGCCCACGTGCTGCGCCCGGCCTTCTGGCCCACCACGCACGACATCCTCACGCCCTTCATGACCAACGGCAAGGTGCCGGCCTTCAAGCTGCGGGCGGTCCTGGCCTCCACGCTGAGCCCCACCTGGGGCATCTACTCGGGCTACGAGCTGGCCGAGTCCACGCCCAGGCCGGGCTACGAGGAGCAGATCGACAACGAGAAGTACGAGTACAAGCCGCGCGACTTCGCCGCGGCGCGTCTCAACGGCATCGAGGATCTGCTCACGCGCCTGAACTCCGCGCGCGCCGCCCACCCCGCCCTGCGCCAGCTGCGGGACATCGTCTTCCATCCCACCAGCGATGATGCCCTGATCGCCTACTCCAAGCGCGTGGAGGCCGCTCACAGCCCCACGGGGGCCGAGGACGTCGTGCTGACTGTGGTCAACCTGGATCCGCATGGGGCCCGGGCCGGGGAGGTCTACCTGGACCTGGAGGCCCTGGGCCTGCCGGAGGGCACCGACGGCTCTCGCCCGGTGGTGCGCGTGACCGATGAGCTGACCGGGGAGTCCTATGAGTGGTCGGGCCAGAACTACGTGCACCTCGATCCCTTCGCCGGGCGCAGCGCCCACGTCTTCTCCGTGGAGGCTCTGTGA
- the trpS gene encoding tryptophan--tRNA ligase, producing the protein MTHTDSTASQATAPAPSAEEALATSTSEASLARSIARSREIEADMPANPGRYRMLTGVRPTGNMHLGHYFGTMRTWAPIQDMGIDTWILVADYQVITDRDGVGPIRERVLSLVCDSLAVGVDPQRSTIFAHSAVPAANQLVLPFLSLVTESELHRNPTVKAELEATDGRAMSGLLLTYPVHQAADILFCQANLVPVGKDQLPHLEQARLIAQRFDKRYGRADKKRPVFRRPEALLGQAPLLLGLDGEKMSKSRGNTIELRMSADETAKLLKKAKTDSDRVITYDPASRPEVANLLTLASLCGAGEPEQIAERIGDGGAGALKTLTIEAVNEYFAPIRARRAELAADEAYLLSVLRAGNERATQVATATLDAVRAAMHMDY; encoded by the coding sequence ATGACGCACACCGATTCGACCGCCTCCCAGGCCACGGCCCCCGCCCCCTCCGCCGAGGAGGCCCTGGCCACCTCCACCTCAGAGGCCTCCCTGGCGCGCTCGATCGCCCGCAGCCGCGAGATCGAGGCTGATATGCCCGCCAACCCCGGCCGCTACCGCATGCTCACCGGCGTGCGCCCCACCGGCAATATGCACCTGGGGCACTACTTCGGGACCATGCGCACCTGGGCCCCGATCCAGGACATGGGCATCGATACCTGGATCCTCGTGGCCGACTACCAGGTGATCACCGATCGCGACGGCGTCGGCCCGATCCGCGAGCGCGTCCTGTCCCTGGTGTGCGACTCCCTGGCCGTGGGCGTGGACCCACAGCGCTCGACGATCTTCGCCCACTCGGCGGTGCCGGCCGCCAACCAGCTCGTGCTGCCCTTCCTGTCCCTGGTCACCGAGTCCGAGCTGCACCGCAACCCCACGGTCAAGGCCGAGCTGGAGGCCACCGATGGTCGCGCCATGAGCGGCCTGCTGCTGACCTACCCCGTCCACCAGGCCGCCGACATCCTCTTCTGCCAGGCCAACCTGGTGCCGGTGGGCAAGGACCAGCTCCCCCACCTGGAGCAGGCCCGGCTCATCGCCCAGCGCTTCGACAAGCGCTACGGGCGGGCGGACAAGAAGCGCCCGGTCTTCCGCCGTCCCGAGGCCCTGCTGGGGCAGGCTCCCCTGCTGCTGGGCCTGGACGGGGAGAAGATGAGCAAGTCCCGGGGCAACACGATCGAGCTTCGCATGAGCGCCGATGAGACCGCCAAGCTGCTCAAGAAGGCCAAGACGGACTCCGACCGGGTCATCACCTACGATCCCGCCTCCCGCCCGGAGGTGGCCAACCTCCTGACGCTGGCCTCCCTGTGCGGGGCCGGAGAGCCGGAGCAGATCGCCGAGCGCATCGGCGACGGCGGTGCGGGAGCCCTCAAGACCCTGACCATCGAGGCGGTCAACGAGTACTTCGCCCCGATTCGCGCGCGCCGGGCCGAGCTGGCGGCCGACGAGGCCTATCTGCTCAGCGTGCTGCGCGCCGGCAACGAGCGGGCCACCCAGGTCGCCACCGCCACCCTGGATGCCGTGCGCGCCGCCATGCACATGGACTACTGA